One genomic window of Prochlorococcus sp. MIT 0801 includes the following:
- a CDS encoding RpoD/SigA family RNA polymerase sigma factor: MTTAVEVTKTKNSSSAASARSLSDIDLVRSYLRDIGRVPLLSHEQEITLGRQVQDLVVLENLETELESDLGEKPDINFFADKAGISPIQLKKKLKSGRRAKERMVAANLRLVVSVAKKYTKRNMELLDLIQEGTIGLVRGVEKFDPTRGYKFSTYAYWWIRQGITRAIAEKSRSIRLPIHITEMLNKLKKGQRELSQELSRTPTLKELSEYVELPESDVKDLMSRAGQPVSLETKIGDGEDTILLDLLSNEIDMPSEQIESDCMKGDLETLLEQLPELQNRVLRMRYGIDGDDPMSLTGIGRVLGISRDRVRNLERDGLRGLRKTGESVEAYMAS; this comes from the coding sequence ATGACAACGGCAGTAGAGGTTACTAAGACTAAGAATTCATCTTCCGCTGCTTCCGCAAGATCCTTATCGGACATTGACTTAGTTCGTTCTTACTTAAGAGATATTGGAAGAGTTCCTTTGTTGTCACACGAGCAGGAAATCACATTAGGAAGACAAGTTCAAGATCTTGTTGTACTTGAAAATCTTGAGACCGAACTTGAGAGTGATTTGGGGGAAAAGCCAGATATCAACTTTTTCGCTGATAAGGCAGGAATTTCTCCAATTCAATTAAAAAAGAAGTTGAAGAGTGGGAGAAGAGCAAAAGAGAGAATGGTTGCAGCCAATCTTCGTTTGGTAGTAAGTGTTGCTAAGAAATATACAAAAAGAAATATGGAATTACTTGATTTAATTCAAGAAGGAACTATTGGTTTGGTTCGGGGAGTTGAGAAATTTGATCCCACTCGTGGATACAAGTTTTCTACCTATGCCTACTGGTGGATACGTCAAGGCATCACACGTGCAATTGCTGAAAAGAGTAGATCCATAAGACTCCCTATTCATATAACTGAAATGCTAAACAAGTTGAAAAAAGGTCAACGTGAATTAAGTCAAGAACTTTCAAGAACTCCAACCTTGAAAGAATTATCTGAATACGTTGAGTTACCGGAAAGTGACGTTAAAGATTTAATGAGTAGAGCTGGTCAGCCGGTTAGCTTGGAAACCAAAATTGGCGATGGTGAAGACACTATTTTATTGGACTTATTGTCTAACGAAATTGATATGCCCTCCGAACAAATAGAAAGTGACTGCATGAAAGGTGACTTGGAAACACTTCTTGAACAACTACCGGAATTGCAAAACCGTGTTTTAAGAATGAGATATGGTATAGATGGTGATGATCCAATGAGTCTCACAGGTATTGGTCGAGTCTTGGGTATTAGTAGAGATAGAGTCAGAAATTTAGAAAGAGACGGTTTGAGAGGCTTACGAAAAACTGGAGAATCAGTTGAAGCTTATATGGCGTCCTGA
- the gyrB gene encoding DNA topoisomerase (ATP-hydrolyzing) subunit B — MSKDSKVQEAYGAEQIQVLEGLEPVRKRPGMYIGSTGSKGLHHLVYEVVDNAVDEALAGHCDQITILLCEDGSASVSDNGRGIPTDLHPRTGKSALETVLTVLHAGGKFGSGGYKVSGGLHGVGISVVNALSEWVEVTVRRQQQVHFQRFERGASIGSLKSENLSKSDANLTGTTVCFKPDDQIFTDGISFEYGILSSRLRELAYLNGGVRIVFRDERKQSSDSSQTPHEEVYFYEGGIKEYVEYMTKAKDSLHPDIIYVNSEKDGVQVEAAMQWCVDAYSDSILGFANNIRTIDGGTHIEGLKTVLTRTLNSFAKKRGKRKDGDSNLAGENIREGLTAVLSVKVPDPEFEGQTKTKLGNTEVRGIVDSLVGTSLSQYLEFNPNVIDLILEKAIQAFNAAEAARRARELVRRKSVLESSTLPGKLADCSSRDPSESEIYIVEGDSAGGSAKQGRDRKFQAILPLRGKILNIEKTDDAKMYRNTEIQSLITALGLGIKGEDFEVKNLRYHRVVIMTDADVDGAHIRTLLLTFFYRYQKDLVEGGYIYIACPPLYKVTRGKNHKYCYNESDMQKTLASFGEKANYTIQRFKGLGEMMPKQLWETTMDPTTRMMKRVEIEDALEADRIFTILMGDKVAPRREFIETHSVDLDLATLDI, encoded by the coding sequence ATGAGTAAAGATTCAAAAGTCCAAGAGGCTTATGGTGCTGAGCAGATCCAAGTTCTTGAAGGCTTGGAACCTGTAAGGAAGCGGCCTGGAATGTATATAGGCTCAACAGGGTCTAAAGGACTTCATCATCTTGTGTATGAAGTGGTTGATAATGCTGTAGACGAGGCACTAGCTGGTCACTGTGATCAAATAACAATATTGCTTTGTGAGGATGGTTCAGCATCTGTCTCAGACAATGGTCGGGGAATTCCAACTGACTTACATCCTCGCACTGGTAAAAGTGCTCTTGAGACAGTTCTAACTGTTTTGCATGCAGGTGGCAAATTTGGAAGCGGTGGTTATAAGGTTTCTGGAGGTTTGCATGGTGTTGGAATATCTGTTGTAAATGCTTTAAGTGAATGGGTGGAAGTAACTGTTAGGAGGCAACAACAAGTTCATTTCCAGCGGTTTGAAAGAGGCGCATCAATTGGGAGTCTAAAGTCTGAGAATCTCTCGAAATCAGATGCAAATTTAACTGGTACTACTGTTTGTTTTAAACCTGATGATCAAATTTTTACGGATGGAATATCGTTTGAATATGGGATTTTATCATCGAGACTAAGAGAGCTAGCTTATTTAAACGGAGGGGTTCGTATCGTTTTTCGTGATGAGAGAAAGCAATCGAGTGATTCTTCACAAACTCCACATGAAGAAGTTTATTTTTATGAAGGTGGAATTAAAGAATATGTAGAGTATATGACTAAAGCAAAAGACTCATTACATCCAGATATTATTTATGTTAATTCAGAAAAAGATGGAGTTCAAGTAGAAGCAGCAATGCAATGGTGCGTTGATGCTTATTCAGATAGCATTCTTGGATTTGCTAATAATATTCGCACCATAGATGGAGGAACTCATATTGAGGGCTTGAAAACAGTTTTAACTAGAACGTTAAACTCGTTTGCGAAGAAAAGAGGTAAAAGAAAAGATGGAGATTCGAATTTAGCAGGAGAAAATATTCGAGAAGGTTTAACAGCTGTTTTATCTGTAAAAGTTCCAGATCCAGAATTTGAAGGTCAAACAAAAACTAAATTAGGTAATACTGAGGTACGAGGAATTGTTGATAGTTTGGTAGGTACTTCTCTAAGTCAATATTTAGAATTTAACCCAAATGTTATTGACTTGATTTTAGAGAAAGCAATCCAAGCGTTTAATGCTGCTGAGGCAGCAAGAAGAGCTAGAGAATTGGTTCGTAGGAAAAGTGTTTTAGAAAGTTCTACTTTGCCAGGGAAATTAGCTGACTGTAGTTCACGAGACCCATCAGAATCAGAAATTTACATAGTTGAGGGAGATTCTGCTGGAGGATCGGCTAAGCAGGGAAGAGATCGAAAGTTTCAAGCAATTTTACCTTTGAGAGGAAAAATTCTAAATATTGAGAAAACCGATGATGCGAAGATGTATAGAAATACTGAGATCCAATCTTTAATAACTGCTCTTGGTTTAGGAATAAAAGGTGAGGATTTTGAAGTTAAGAATCTCAGATATCACAGAGTTGTAATCATGACTGATGCTGATGTAGATGGTGCTCATATAAGAACGTTGCTTTTGACTTTCTTTTATAGATATCAAAAGGATCTTGTAGAAGGTGGATATATTTATATTGCTTGTCCTCCTCTCTATAAAGTTACAAGAGGAAAGAATCATAAATATTGTTATAACGAATCAGATATGCAAAAAACTCTTGCAAGTTTTGGAGAAAAAGCCAATTATACAATCCAACGATTTAAAGGTTTAGGAGAAATGATGCCTAAACAGTTATGGGAAACAACTATGGACCCAACAACTCGAATGATGAAAAGAGTTGAGATTGAAGATGCTCTTGAAGCTGATCGGATATTTACAATTTTAATGGGTGATAAAGTCGCACCAAGAAGAGAATTTATTGAAACTCATAGTGTTGATCTGGATCTAGCTACTTTAGATATTTGA
- a CDS encoding glutathione peroxidase has product MSVNISKVEVFSFNNQKITFDHYKGNVLLIVNVASKCGFTKQYKALQHLQDKYESKGFKVLGFPCNDFGNQEPGQLEEIKDFCSTTYGVNFQLFQKVHARGKTTEPFTTLNQLSPAGDVEWNFEKFLINSKGDAVERFKSSIEPDSLEITQAIEKLLD; this is encoded by the coding sequence ATGTCCGTAAATATCAGCAAAGTGGAGGTTTTCTCTTTTAACAATCAGAAAATAACTTTTGATCATTACAAAGGAAATGTTTTATTGATTGTCAATGTCGCAAGCAAGTGCGGATTTACTAAGCAATATAAAGCCCTTCAACATCTTCAGGATAAATATGAATCCAAAGGCTTCAAAGTTTTAGGCTTTCCTTGCAATGACTTTGGGAACCAAGAGCCTGGGCAATTGGAAGAAATAAAAGACTTCTGTTCAACAACTTATGGAGTAAATTTCCAACTTTTCCAAAAAGTTCATGCCAGAGGCAAAACAACAGAACCATTTACTACCTTGAATCAATTAAGTCCAGCAGGAGACGTTGAGTGGAACTTTGAAAAATTTCTCATTAATAGTAAGGGAGATGCGGTCGAACGATTTAAAAGTTCAATAGAACCCGACAGTCTTGAAATTACTCAAGCAATAGAAAAATTACTCGATTAA
- a CDS encoding GntR family transcriptional regulator: MRFHIQQESEIPASSQLYNQICFAIAARHYPPGHRLPSTRQLAMQTGLHRNTISKVYRQLETDGVVEAIAGSGIYARDQQKQKDLRTNSQSIRKKGIKDIDHEVRQSIDELLNAGCTLQQTRELFTREIDWRLRCGARLLVSTPREDIGASLLIAEELAPHLEVPVEVVPMEELESVLESSSKGTVVTSRYFLQPIEEVAKRHQVRAIAVDLSDFQKELTILKKLRSGSCVGIVSISPGILRAAEVILHSMRGNEILLMTANPDVGSRLIALLRAANHVICDSPSLPLVEHTLRQNRSQLMRLPQVHCAQKYLSVSTIEELRKEIGVVD, translated from the coding sequence GTGAGATTCCATATACAACAGGAAAGTGAAATCCCTGCATCAAGTCAGTTATATAACCAAATTTGCTTTGCCATTGCAGCAAGGCATTATCCTCCTGGACACAGATTGCCTAGTACTAGGCAACTTGCTATGCAAACAGGTTTGCATAGAAATACCATCAGTAAAGTTTATCGACAATTAGAAACAGATGGAGTTGTCGAGGCTATCGCAGGCTCAGGTATCTATGCTCGAGATCAACAAAAGCAAAAAGATTTGAGAACTAACTCTCAATCAATCCGTAAAAAAGGAATAAAAGATATTGACCACGAGGTTCGTCAAAGTATTGATGAACTTTTAAATGCAGGATGCACTTTGCAGCAAACTAGAGAATTATTTACCCGAGAAATCGATTGGCGTTTGAGATGCGGAGCTCGTTTACTGGTTAGCACACCAAGAGAAGACATTGGAGCATCTCTGTTGATTGCCGAAGAGTTAGCACCACACCTCGAGGTTCCTGTTGAAGTAGTACCTATGGAAGAGCTGGAGAGTGTATTAGAAAGCTCTAGCAAAGGTACAGTTGTGACTAGTAGATATTTTTTACAACCTATTGAAGAAGTTGCCAAGCGACATCAAGTAAGAGCAATAGCTGTTGATTTAAGTGATTTCCAAAAAGAGTTAACTATATTAAAAAAACTACGATCCGGAAGTTGCGTTGGAATTGTAAGCATTAGTCCAGGAATTCTTAGAGCTGCGGAAGTGATTTTACATAGCATGCGCGGAAATGAAATTCTTTTAATGACAGCCAATCCAGATGTAGGAAGTCGTCTTATTGCACTTTTAAGAGCAGCAAATCATGTTATTTGCGATAGTCCAAGCCTTCCTCTTGTTGAGCATACACTCAGACAAAACAGATCACAATTAATGCGTTTGCCTCAAGTGCATTGTGCCCAGAAATATCTGAGTGTTTCTACTATTGAAGAGCTTCGAAAAGAGATTGGTGTTGTTGATTAA
- the mgtE gene encoding magnesium transporter — translation MNEEIGVSRETQALANCSLVADAVAQQLEAMLSAGNYDGVKLLLSPVQPVDIAQAIGTLPMILQALAFRLLNKNEAIEVYEYLDPLVQQNLLDRLRSNEVLDLVEEMSPDDRVRLFDELPAKVVRRLLAELSPEERRVTAQLLGYESETAGRLMTTEFIDLKEFLSVSQALKLVRQRATFSETIYSLYVTDKERHLTGILSLRDLVVADPESLIGEVMTREVVNVRTDTDQEEVARAIQRYDFLALPVVDLEKRLVGIVTVDDVIDVIEQEATRDIYAAGAVQAGDEDDYFQSNLFVVARRRIVWLAVLVLANGLTTQVIAMNDEVLKQVVLLTAFIPLLIGAGGNVGAQSSTVVIRGLSTQRIQRLGLFRAIAKETLAGALLGVLMAVFVVPFAWWQGQGPLVATAVGISLIAITTLAATAGASLPLLFDRMGLDPALMSAPFITTATDVAGVLIYLKTASWLLGRLG, via the coding sequence ATGAACGAAGAAATAGGTGTATCTCGTGAGACTCAAGCTTTGGCTAATTGCAGTTTGGTCGCTGATGCAGTTGCTCAGCAATTAGAGGCAATGCTTTCAGCGGGAAATTACGACGGCGTCAAATTACTTCTGAGCCCTGTGCAGCCTGTCGATATAGCTCAGGCTATTGGAACTTTGCCGATGATTTTACAAGCCTTGGCTTTTAGGCTTTTGAATAAAAACGAAGCAATCGAGGTTTACGAATACTTAGATCCTTTGGTACAACAAAATCTTTTAGATCGTTTGAGATCAAACGAAGTACTTGATTTGGTTGAAGAAATGTCACCCGATGATCGTGTCCGATTATTTGATGAGTTACCTGCAAAAGTTGTAAGGCGTTTACTTGCAGAGCTTAGTCCCGAAGAAAGAAGAGTAACTGCTCAGCTGTTGGGATATGAGTCTGAAACGGCTGGCAGATTAATGACAACAGAATTTATAGATCTCAAAGAATTTCTTAGTGTTTCACAAGCTTTAAAACTAGTCAGACAAAGAGCTACTTTTTCAGAAACCATTTACAGCCTTTATGTGACTGATAAAGAGAGGCATTTGACTGGAATTTTATCTTTAAGGGATTTAGTAGTTGCCGATCCTGAATCACTTATTGGAGAAGTGATGACCAGAGAGGTTGTCAATGTCAGAACCGATACTGATCAAGAAGAGGTTGCAAGAGCAATTCAAAGATATGATTTTTTAGCTTTACCGGTTGTTGATCTTGAGAAAAGACTAGTGGGCATTGTCACTGTTGATGATGTGATTGATGTCATTGAGCAAGAAGCTACTAGGGATATTTATGCAGCTGGAGCGGTTCAAGCTGGAGATGAAGATGATTACTTCCAAAGCAATTTATTCGTTGTAGCCAGAAGACGTATTGTCTGGCTTGCCGTTTTGGTATTAGCAAATGGATTAACAACTCAAGTGATTGCTATGAATGACGAGGTTTTAAAGCAAGTGGTTTTATTGACTGCTTTCATTCCTTTATTGATTGGCGCAGGAGGGAATGTTGGGGCTCAAAGCTCAACGGTTGTTATACGCGGTTTGAGTACTCAACGAATACAACGACTTGGTCTGTTTAGGGCTATTGCAAAAGAAACTTTGGCAGGAGCCTTGTTGGGAGTTTTGATGGCTGTTTTTGTTGTACCTTTTGCTTGGTGGCAAGGACAGGGACCTTTGGTCGCAACTGCTGTAGGAATAAGCTTGATTGCTATTACAACTCTTGCTGCCACTGCAGGGGCATCATTACCTTTGCTTTTTGATCGTATGGGCTTAGACCCCGCTTTAATGTCTGCACCATTTATTACTACTGCCACAGATGTTGCAGGAGTTCTTATTTATTTGAAAACAGCTTCTTGGCTCTTAGGGAGATTGGGGTAG
- a CDS encoding CrcB family protein: MKNNTFFLVSVGAILGAVFRWQIDEIFIVNLIGCFLLGFFNSLDILKRYKLTLCVGLCGSMTTFSGWSFYLYKLLNQGLYQLFLLDSISIVLLGVLAIGLGHIFAKKLNA; encoded by the coding sequence ATTAAAAATAATACATTTTTTTTAGTATCTGTAGGAGCCATTCTAGGAGCTGTATTTCGATGGCAAATTGATGAAATTTTTATAGTCAATTTAATTGGTTGCTTTTTATTAGGTTTTTTTAATTCATTAGATATTTTAAAGAGATATAAATTAACTCTCTGTGTTGGACTTTGTGGCTCTATGACTACCTTTAGTGGCTGGTCTTTTTATTTGTATAAATTATTAAATCAAGGCCTTTATCAATTGTTTTTACTTGACTCGATATCAATTGTATTGTTGGGAGTTTTGGCTATTGGTTTAGGACACATCTTTGCTAAGAAATTAAATGCTTAA
- a CDS encoding CrcB family protein, with product MSDIFLVSIGAILGANIRFKIHNKLVKLNFSKYYLILIINTFSSFCVGLFLALLEQFRTFTYYHQLVLFFSIGFFGSLSTFSSFIYDLFDLCLQLEFFRALKLFIISASIGIIAVAFGFFLGNQ from the coding sequence ATGTCTGATATCTTTCTTGTTTCTATTGGAGCAATTCTAGGTGCTAATATTAGATTTAAAATTCATAATAAATTAGTAAAATTAAACTTCAGTAAATATTATTTAATACTAATAATAAATACTTTTTCTTCATTTTGTGTTGGTTTATTCCTTGCACTTCTAGAGCAGTTTAGAACTTTTACTTATTATCACCAATTAGTTTTATTCTTTTCAATTGGTTTTTTTGGAAGCCTCAGTACTTTCTCTTCATTTATATATGATCTGTTTGATTTATGTTTGCAATTGGAATTTTTTAGAGCTTTAAAGTTATTTATCATTTCTGCGTCTATAGGAATCATTGCTGTTGCATTTGGATTTTTCTTAGGTAATCAATAG
- the infC gene encoding translation initiation factor IF-3, translating to MPPRPRFDRRAPERELPNINERISYSNLRVVDSDGTQLGVISRDEALEVAKERELDLVLVSEKATPPVCRIMNYGKFKFEQEKKAKEAKKKSHQTEVKEVKMRYKIDQHDYQVRISQATRFLKSGDKVKCTVIFRGREIQHTALAETLLKRMAKDLEEKAEVQQSPKREGRNMIMFLTPRKTPLLKKETETTEPKKAMRKIN from the coding sequence ATGCCACCACGTCCCCGTTTTGATCGTCGCGCTCCAGAAAGGGAGTTGCCCAACATTAATGAAAGAATCAGCTATTCGAACTTGAGGGTTGTTGATTCAGATGGCACTCAACTTGGTGTCATCAGTCGAGATGAAGCTCTAGAGGTCGCGAAAGAGAGAGAATTAGATCTTGTTTTAGTAAGTGAGAAGGCTACTCCTCCTGTATGCCGAATAATGAATTATGGTAAATTTAAGTTTGAGCAAGAAAAAAAAGCAAAAGAAGCCAAGAAAAAATCACATCAAACGGAAGTTAAAGAAGTAAAAATGAGGTATAAAATTGACCAGCATGATTATCAAGTCCGTATTAGTCAGGCCACTAGATTCTTAAAGTCTGGAGATAAAGTAAAATGCACGGTTATATTTAGAGGCCGAGAAATTCAACATACTGCTCTAGCAGAAACACTTTTAAAAAGAATGGCCAAGGATTTGGAAGAAAAGGCTGAAGTACAACAATCGCCCAAAAGAGAGGGAAGAAATATGATCATGTTTTTGACTCCTCGTAAAACGCCTCTTCTGAAAAAAGAGACAGAGACAACTGAGCCCAAAAAAGCTATGAGAAAAATTAATTAA
- the miaA gene encoding tRNA (adenosine(37)-N6)-dimethylallyltransferase MiaA, which produces MQPNKPLVVALMGPTASGKTELAIDIAKKINSNIHNIDSRQIYIDMDIGTAKPTAVQQSQVNHFLIDVCLPSKPINLHDFQSIAQTSIERDLEEKGITLLVGGSGLYLQALIGGLNPPAVPPQKFLRDQLNKIDKTERHKLLKLCDPFSGQRIHPEDSIRVIRALEVFYATGKMFSKERNMRPLPWRVLELGLNPENLISRIQRRTEEMYKKGLIEETRDLINKYGNNLELLKTIGYGEVRSMINGKINYEEALEITIKRTCQLAKRQKTWFRNKHNSKWLNDENALPEALTSIYEFLG; this is translated from the coding sequence ATGCAACCCAATAAACCTCTTGTCGTAGCTCTTATGGGCCCAACTGCAAGTGGTAAAACTGAACTTGCGATTGATATTGCAAAAAAAATCAATTCTAATATTCATAATATTGATTCTCGCCAAATCTATATCGATATGGATATTGGCACCGCAAAGCCAACAGCAGTTCAACAAAGCCAAGTAAACCATTTCCTTATTGATGTTTGCTTGCCATCTAAACCAATCAATCTTCATGACTTTCAATCCATAGCCCAAACATCCATTGAGAGAGATCTAGAAGAAAAGGGTATAACGTTACTTGTAGGAGGAAGTGGCTTATATCTTCAAGCCTTAATTGGAGGCCTTAATCCTCCAGCGGTACCTCCTCAAAAATTCTTAAGAGATCAACTTAACAAAATCGATAAAACCGAACGACACAAATTATTAAAGTTATGTGACCCTTTTTCAGGGCAGAGAATACATCCAGAAGACTCAATAAGAGTAATTCGTGCTCTTGAAGTTTTTTATGCAACAGGAAAAATGTTTTCGAAGGAAAGAAACATGAGGCCTCTACCTTGGAGAGTTTTGGAACTTGGATTAAATCCTGAAAATTTAATCAGTAGAATTCAACGTAGAACTGAAGAAATGTATAAAAAAGGGTTAATAGAAGAAACAAGAGATTTGATCAATAAATACGGAAATAATTTAGAGTTGCTTAAAACTATTGGATATGGTGAAGTAAGGTCTATGATTAATGGAAAGATTAATTATGAGGAGGCTTTAGAAATAACAATAAAACGAACTTGCCAATTAGCCAAAAGACAAAAAACTTGGTTTAGAAATAAGCATAATTCTAAATGGCTAAATGATGAAAATGCATTACCCGAAGCTTTAACTTCTATCTATGAGTTTCTAGGTTGA